One Oceanotoga teriensis DNA segment encodes these proteins:
- a CDS encoding SIS domain-containing protein, translated as MKEFFGNCINESESGFITAEEISQQPFLWEQVLEIFIDKKEDFKKYLFNKLEDKDLRIIFTGAGTSAYIGEVLVPYLLYKKNIFSEYIPTTDLVTSPEKYLLREKSTLLISFGRSGNSPESIAAIDIAESYIDDLFNIIITCNNEGELYKRFKNSEKDLTILMPEKSNDRGFAMTGSFSSMLLSAMILFDIDNFELYKKDINLISKRAEKIIEEDYKKIKNICNFKSNRVVFLGSDILKGFIRETRLKVLELTSGQKESSFETFLGFRHGPKSILNEETDIFFYLNVDDFTNKYEIDLIDEIKSQNNYKNILICDPKGFKNIKDYTEFYFDFSDIYEDLNIKELIYFDYLVLAQIYAFISSVLLEINPDNPSPNGQVNRVVKGVKIYK; from the coding sequence ATGAAAGAATTTTTTGGAAATTGTATAAATGAATCAGAAAGTGGTTTTATTACTGCAGAAGAAATTAGTCAACAGCCTTTTTTATGGGAACAGGTTTTAGAAATATTTATTGATAAAAAAGAAGATTTTAAAAAATATTTATTTAATAAATTAGAAGATAAAGATTTAAGAATAATATTTACAGGTGCTGGTACATCAGCTTATATAGGAGAGGTATTAGTTCCATATTTATTATATAAAAAGAATATTTTTAGTGAATATATACCAACAACTGATTTGGTTACAAGTCCTGAAAAATATTTATTGAGAGAAAAATCTACTTTATTGATTTCTTTTGGTAGATCTGGTAATAGTCCAGAAAGTATTGCTGCTATAGATATTGCAGAGAGTTATATTGATGATTTATTCAACATTATAATTACCTGTAATAATGAAGGAGAACTTTATAAAAGGTTTAAAAACAGTGAAAAAGATTTAACTATATTGATGCCTGAAAAGTCAAATGATAGAGGCTTTGCTATGACTGGAAGTTTTAGTTCAATGCTTTTATCAGCAATGATTTTATTCGATATTGATAATTTTGAATTATATAAGAAAGATATTAATTTAATATCTAAAAGAGCTGAAAAAATAATTGAAGAAGATTATAAGAAAATAAAAAATATTTGTAATTTTAAATCGAATAGGGTTGTTTTTCTTGGATCTGATATTTTGAAAGGTTTTATTCGTGAGACTAGATTGAAGGTTTTGGAGTTAACTTCTGGACAAAAAGAAAGTTCTTTTGAAACTTTTTTAGGATTTAGACATGGCCCTAAGTCTATTTTGAACGAAGAAACAGATATATTTTTTTATTTGAATGTAGATGATTTTACTAATAAGTATGAAATTGATTTAATTGATGAAATAAAGTCTCAAAATAATTATAAAAATATTCTTATTTGTGATCCTAAGGGGTTTAAAAATATTAAGGATTATACAGAATTTTATTTTGATTTTTCTGATATTTATGAGGATCTGAATATTAAAGAACTTATTTATTTTGATTATTTAGTTTTAGCTCAAATATATGCTTTTATTTCTTCTGTATTGTTAGAGATTAATCCCGATAACCCTTCTCCAAATGGTCAGGTGAATAGGGTGGTTAAGGGAGTAAAAATTTATAAATAA
- a CDS encoding energy-coupling factor ABC transporter ATP-binding protein — protein sequence MIELKDIEFSYDKKVLNKINLKIQKGEKVAFLGENGCGKSTLFLILNGILKPEKGIYILENNIINHSKKDLIKLRQKIGMVFQDPEVQIIANTVFQEVSFGPKNMGLEKQKIIQNTEKALNELNLIDLKDRACHLLSYGQKKRVSIADIIAMEVDIFILDEPTVWLDPKNKKNMINILNKLNKKNNTIIISTHDVNFAYEWAEKIFIMKDGKIETQGTPDEVFENKDLIKQCNLDIPLLLKAYNEISKHIKIDKDQFIENILKS from the coding sequence ATGATAGAATTAAAAGATATTGAATTTTCATATGATAAAAAAGTTTTAAATAAAATAAATCTAAAAATACAAAAAGGAGAAAAAGTAGCCTTTCTTGGAGAAAACGGCTGTGGAAAATCAACTTTATTCTTAATATTAAATGGAATATTAAAACCAGAAAAAGGAATTTATATACTCGAAAACAATATAATAAATCATTCAAAAAAAGATTTAATAAAATTAAGGCAAAAAATTGGAATGGTTTTTCAAGATCCGGAAGTACAAATAATAGCAAATACAGTATTTCAAGAAGTATCATTTGGACCCAAGAATATGGGTTTAGAAAAGCAAAAAATAATTCAAAATACCGAAAAAGCTTTAAATGAACTAAATTTAATAGACTTAAAAGATAGAGCATGTCATTTATTAAGTTATGGACAAAAAAAGAGAGTATCAATTGCAGATATAATAGCTATGGAAGTTGATATATTTATACTCGATGAACCTACAGTCTGGTTAGATCCCAAGAATAAAAAAAATATGATAAATATACTAAATAAATTGAACAAAAAAAATAATACCATAATAATCTCAACACATGATGTAAACTTTGCTTATGAATGGGCTGAAAAAATTTTTATAATGAAAGATGGTAAAATAGAAACACAAGGAACTCCCGATGAAGTGTTTGAAAATAAAGATTTAATAAAACAATGTAATCTTGATATACCATTATTATTAAAGGCTTATAATGAAATAAGTAAACATATAAAAATAGATAAAGATCAATTCATAGAAAACATATTAAAATCATAA
- a CDS encoding PTS system mannose/fructose/sorbose family transporter subunit IID produces MESNLYEDRSKEKVITKRDLDKMAWRSLLLQASFNYERMQACGWLYSLLPGLKKIHKNKNDLSKSMKMHMEFFNTHPFLVTFIMGIVIAMEEAKESIDTIRNIKIATMGPLGGIGDALFWLTLLPIAAGVGASISLEGSIAGPFVFLLIFNIVHFALRFGLMRYGYNTGVSAITKLKENTKLISRAAGILGLLVVGGLIASYINFNLTAVIHAGKATVDVQKDLLDKIMPNILPLGYTLIMYKLLKKGRSPILLIGITVLIGILGHLIGIV; encoded by the coding sequence ATGGAATCTAATTTATATGAAGATAGAAGTAAAGAAAAAGTAATTACAAAGAGAGATTTGGATAAGATGGCATGGAGATCTTTATTGCTTCAAGCATCTTTTAATTATGAAAGAATGCAGGCTTGTGGTTGGTTATATTCATTATTGCCTGGTTTGAAAAAAATTCATAAAAATAAAAATGATTTATCGAAGTCTATGAAAATGCATATGGAATTTTTTAATACACATCCTTTTTTAGTAACTTTTATAATGGGAATTGTTATAGCTATGGAAGAGGCTAAAGAAAGTATAGATACTATAAGAAATATTAAAATAGCAACTATGGGACCTTTGGGAGGAATAGGAGATGCATTGTTTTGGTTGACTCTTTTACCTATCGCAGCAGGTGTTGGAGCTTCTATATCTTTAGAGGGTAGTATTGCTGGACCTTTTGTGTTTTTACTTATTTTTAATATAGTACATTTTGCTTTGAGATTTGGTCTTATGAGATATGGGTATAATACTGGAGTTAGTGCTATAACTAAGCTTAAAGAAAATACAAAGTTAATTTCAAGGGCAGCAGGAATATTAGGGCTTTTAGTTGTTGGAGGATTAATTGCTTCATATATTAATTTTAATCTTACAGCTGTTATACATGCTGGAAAAGCTACAGTTGATGTTCAAAAGGATTTACTTGATAAAATAATGCCAAATATTTTACCTCTTGGTTATACATTGATAATGTATAAACTTTTAAAAAAGGGAAGATCACCTATTTTGTTGATAGGAATAACTGTTTTGATAGGAATATTGGGTCATTTAATAGGTATAGTATAG
- a CDS encoding GntR family transcriptional regulator has product MNKIDKKSRIPLYYQLMDIIVEKIDSGIYKENDKIPSERELCDYYQVSRSTVRKTLLELEKDGYIYIEHGKGTFVSPKRFKQDLLKFYSFSEEMKKIGKKPSSKVIEFNIINCNEKISKKMNIDIGDNIYKFIRLRLANDEPMMIETTYVPYNRFPGITKEDLENSQMYDIFMQRFKAKFNKAEEVFQPVYIREEEAKYLEVNRDINGMKIERITYENNNIIEYTTSIARGDKFKFHVVLEK; this is encoded by the coding sequence ATGAATAAAATAGATAAAAAAAGTAGAATTCCATTGTATTATCAATTGATGGATATAATAGTAGAAAAAATAGATTCTGGCATTTATAAAGAGAATGATAAAATCCCTTCTGAAAGAGAGTTGTGTGATTATTATCAGGTTAGTAGGTCTACTGTTAGAAAGACTTTGTTAGAACTTGAAAAAGATGGATATATCTATATTGAACATGGTAAAGGAACTTTTGTATCACCTAAAAGGTTTAAACAAGATTTACTCAAATTTTATAGTTTTAGTGAAGAGATGAAAAAAATAGGTAAAAAGCCATCTTCTAAAGTTATAGAATTTAATATAATAAATTGCAATGAAAAAATATCAAAAAAAATGAATATTGATATTGGAGATAATATTTATAAATTTATAAGGCTTAGACTTGCAAATGATGAGCCTATGATGATAGAAACAACGTATGTTCCTTATAATAGATTTCCTGGAATAACAAAAGAAGATCTCGAGAATTCACAAATGTACGATATTTTTATGCAAAGATTTAAAGCTAAATTTAATAAAGCAGAAGAAGTTTTTCAACCAGTTTATATAAGAGAAGAAGAAGCTAAATATTTAGAAGTTAATAGAGATATTAATGGTATGAAAATTGAGAGAATAACTTATGAAAACAATAATATTATTGAATACACTACCAGTATAGCAAGAGGAGATAAGTTTAAATTCCATGTAGTTCTTGAAAAATAA
- the agaW gene encoding PTS N-acetylgalactosamine transporter subunit IIC, protein MFLQALLIAIWAGIAGIDLFNGLTHIHRPVVTGLVVGLILGDVTTGIIAGATLELVWMGMVPLAGAQPPNVVIGGVIGTSIAILANQDPNVAIGIAVPFAVAAQAMVTLLFTIMSPVMHKADEYAEKTNLKGIEKINYLAILGLFLFYAVIAFLPVYLGAESAQTIVEALPTWLIEGLGVAGGMMPAIGFAMLLKIMLKKEQVGFLILGFILVTYLKLPILAVALIGVSIAMYDYFNQKNKPNKEEKKEEYADGI, encoded by the coding sequence ATGTTTTTACAGGCTTTACTTATTGCTATATGGGCAGGTATAGCGGGTATTGATTTGTTTAATGGGTTGACTCATATTCATAGACCAGTTGTTACTGGGCTTGTTGTTGGTTTGATTTTAGGAGATGTCACTACTGGTATTATTGCTGGGGCAACTTTGGAATTAGTTTGGATGGGGATGGTTCCATTAGCTGGAGCTCAACCACCTAATGTTGTTATTGGTGGAGTTATAGGAACTTCTATAGCTATTTTGGCAAATCAAGATCCAAATGTTGCAATAGGGATAGCAGTTCCTTTTGCAGTGGCTGCTCAAGCTATGGTTACACTTTTGTTTACTATTATGTCTCCGGTTATGCATAAGGCGGATGAATATGCGGAAAAGACAAATTTGAAAGGAATAGAAAAAATAAATTATTTAGCTATTTTGGGATTATTTTTATTTTATGCTGTAATAGCCTTTTTACCTGTTTATTTAGGAGCAGAATCCGCTCAAACTATAGTTGAGGCTCTTCCAACATGGCTTATTGAAGGTTTAGGCGTTGCGGGTGGAATGATGCCAGCTATAGGATTTGCAATGCTTTTGAAGATAATGTTGAAAAAAGAACAGGTTGGTTTTCTTATTTTAGGTTTTATTTTAGTAACTTATTTAAAACTTCCTATTTTAGCTGTAGCACTCATAGGAGTTTCAATAGCAATGTATGATTATTTTAATCAAAAAAATAAACCTAATAAAGAAGAAAAAAAGGAGGAATATGCAGATGGAATCTAA
- a CDS encoding class I SAM-dependent methyltransferase, whose amino-acid sequence MKSWIYYDRIANKYDTQYDNYYWMLFNEITKKLVEKYIKEEYHILDLGAGTGYWTYWLSERVESVYALEPSEKMLEICKDKTKNFKNIKYIKALAEDMPFDDESFDIINAQGDVLSYVEDLDKVLLEIKRVLKNDGILIASVDSFYSFMSQIISQGDFLALNYLYDKKKANIGSEDGIFTSRAFSAEDIEEICKKYGFEKIELAGKVICDDCDENIIEKNFDQLLNNELKICHDPYFIGEAEHIHFVIRKK is encoded by the coding sequence ATGAAATCATGGATTTATTATGATAGGATAGCAAATAAGTATGATACACAGTATGATAATTATTATTGGATGTTGTTTAATGAAATAACTAAAAAGCTTGTAGAAAAATATATAAAAGAAGAATATCATATTCTTGATCTTGGTGCTGGAACTGGTTATTGGACATATTGGTTGTCTGAGAGAGTTGAAAGTGTATATGCTCTTGAACCATCAGAAAAAATGCTTGAAATATGTAAAGATAAGACTAAAAACTTTAAAAACATTAAATATATTAAAGCTTTGGCAGAAGATATGCCTTTTGATGATGAAAGTTTTGATATAATTAATGCACAAGGTGATGTTTTAAGTTATGTTGAAGATCTTGATAAAGTTCTTTTAGAAATAAAAAGAGTTTTAAAAAATGATGGTATTTTGATCGCTTCTGTTGATAGTTTTTATTCTTTTATGTCTCAAATAATTTCTCAAGGGGATTTTTTAGCTTTGAATTATTTATATGATAAAAAGAAAGCTAATATAGGATCTGAAGATGGTATTTTTACGTCAAGGGCTTTTTCAGCGGAAGATATAGAAGAAATATGTAAGAAATATGGTTTTGAAAAGATTGAATTAGCTGGTAAGGTTATTTGTGATGATTGTGATGAAAATATTATTGAAAAGAATTTTGACCAACTTTTAAACAATGAATTGAAGATCTGCCATGATCCATATTTTATAGGTGAAGCAGAACATATTCATTTTGTAATAAGAAAAAAGTAA
- the agaB gene encoding PTS galactosamine transporter subunit IIB, translating to MGEPNILLTRIDNRLIHGQVAVTWSNHLGTNLILVANDEVSKDQVQQSLMDMAAPENVQTRYFSIQKCIDIIHKAAPHQKIFIVVRTPEDVLKLVEGGVPLKKVNIGNMHFSEGKKQITSTVSVDENDLNVFKKLTDKNIECIIQRVPDEIGKDIKKFF from the coding sequence ATGGGAGAACCAAATATTCTTTTAACACGTATTGATAACAGACTTATTCATGGCCAAGTTGCAGTTACTTGGAGTAATCATCTTGGAACAAATTTGATTTTAGTTGCAAATGATGAAGTTTCAAAGGATCAAGTTCAACAAAGTCTTATGGATATGGCGGCACCAGAAAATGTTCAAACGAGGTATTTTTCTATTCAAAAATGTATAGATATTATTCACAAAGCTGCACCACATCAAAAAATTTTTATAGTTGTTAGAACGCCTGAAGATGTTTTGAAACTTGTTGAAGGTGGAGTTCCTTTAAAAAAGGTTAATATTGGAAATATGCATTTTTCTGAGGGAAAAAAACAGATTACTTCTACTGTTTCAGTAGATGAGAATGATTTGAATGTTTTTAAAAAACTTACGGATAAAAATATTGAATGTATTATACAAAGAGTTCCAGATGAAATTGGTAAAGATATAAAAAAATTTTTTTAA
- a CDS encoding response regulator transcription factor, giving the protein MKEKILIVDDEEDILSMIKDYLEINDYEVITASCGKEAIKRSENNPDLILLDINMNDIDGLEVCKRIRDFVSCPIIFLTARVQDSDKIKGFGAGGDDYIVKPFSIDELGARVFAHLRRERRKQNISKVKFEKGLTINYSERKVYFNDEFISFAKKEFDIIELLSQNPGQIYDKELIYERIWGFDSEGDSSVVAEHIRRIRFKLNCFDLKEVIETVWGVGYKWNG; this is encoded by the coding sequence TTGAAAGAAAAAATTTTAATTGTAGATGATGAAGAAGATATATTGAGTATGATAAAAGATTATTTAGAGATAAATGATTATGAAGTAATTACAGCTTCATGTGGGAAAGAAGCTATAAAGAGATCTGAAAATAACCCAGATTTGATACTTTTGGATATTAATATGAATGATATAGATGGATTAGAGGTTTGCAAGAGAATAAGAGATTTTGTATCTTGTCCCATAATATTTTTAACGGCAAGAGTTCAAGATAGTGATAAGATAAAAGGGTTTGGTGCTGGTGGAGATGATTATATAGTTAAACCTTTTTCTATTGATGAGCTTGGAGCAAGAGTATTTGCTCATTTGAGACGAGAAAGAAGAAAACAAAATATTTCTAAGGTTAAGTTTGAAAAAGGATTGACTATAAATTATTCGGAGAGAAAAGTTTATTTTAATGATGAATTTATAAGTTTTGCAAAAAAAGAGTTTGATATAATAGAACTTTTATCTCAAAATCCAGGACAAATATATGACAAGGAGCTTATTTATGAGCGTATATGGGGATTTGATAGTGAAGGAGATAGTTCTGTTGTTGCAGAGCATATAAGAAGAATCAGATTTAAGTTGAACTGTTTTGATCTTAAAGAGGTTATTGAAACAGTTTGGGGAGTAGGATATAAATGGAATGGTTAA
- a CDS encoding HAMP domain-containing sensor histidine kinase, producing the protein MEWLISKFSRMSVKSHFIFYTSTCILIAFCLSLISSSLCDYGVELIFSKYQKGFEKDLKEGEIVLNNGSKLEGMVYFYKKDLISFFSKMDKFFYDVLNILKSFLIPFWFLISVIFASVIFYNKLLKPNFEILGIAADNISKNNLDFEIKCNNDNEFGDLCCSFEKMRYTLQENNYEMWRIMNNQRKINAAFSHDLRTPLTVLKGQNEMLLKYIPMNKISVEKTIDVLNTMKNHINRLEDYTKTMNKIQSIESIEIKKEKIYMKDLIKGMKETADILCKNFILNFTNNIEDEFIFGDFSMIMQVYENILSNSIRFSKSTINIILDNEDYFKLTISDDGEGFVKDDILSVSDPFYSSKKGKEGIHFGIGLYICKTLCEKHGGFLKIYNNDGAFVEAVF; encoded by the coding sequence ATGGAATGGTTAATTTCTAAATTTAGTAGGATGTCTGTAAAATCACATTTTATATTTTATACATCTACATGTATTTTGATAGCATTTTGTTTATCTCTTATAAGTTCGAGTTTATGTGATTATGGAGTAGAGCTTATTTTTTCTAAGTATCAAAAGGGATTTGAAAAAGATTTAAAAGAAGGTGAAATTGTTTTAAATAATGGTTCTAAATTAGAAGGTATGGTTTATTTTTATAAGAAAGATCTTATTTCTTTTTTTTCTAAAATGGATAAATTTTTTTATGATGTTTTAAATATTTTAAAGAGTTTTTTGATTCCTTTTTGGTTTTTAATTTCAGTGATTTTTGCATCTGTAATTTTTTATAATAAATTATTAAAGCCTAATTTTGAGATTTTGGGTATTGCAGCGGATAATATATCTAAAAATAACCTTGATTTTGAAATAAAATGTAATAATGATAATGAGTTTGGTGATTTATGTTGTTCATTTGAAAAGATGAGGTATACTCTTCAAGAAAATAATTATGAGATGTGGAGAATAATGAATAATCAAAGAAAAATAAATGCAGCTTTTTCTCATGATTTAAGAACTCCGTTGACAGTTTTGAAAGGTCAGAATGAAATGTTATTGAAATATATTCCAATGAATAAAATCTCTGTTGAAAAGACAATTGATGTTTTAAATACTATGAAAAACCATATAAATAGACTTGAAGATTATACCAAAACTATGAATAAAATACAGAGTATAGAGAGTATTGAAATAAAAAAAGAAAAAATTTATATGAAAGATTTGATAAAAGGAATGAAAGAAACTGCTGATATATTATGCAAAAATTTTATTTTGAATTTTACAAATAATATTGAAGATGAATTTATTTTTGGAGATTTTTCAATGATAATGCAAGTTTATGAGAATATTTTATCTAATTCTATTAGATTTTCGAAAAGTACTATAAATATAATTTTAGATAATGAAGATTATTTTAAATTAACTATTTCAGATGATGGAGAAGGTTTTGTTAAAGATGATATTTTAAGTGTTTCAGATCCATTTTATTCTTCTAAAAAAGGTAAAGAGGGTATTCATTTTGGTATAGGTCTTTATATATGTAAGACTTTATGCGAAAAGCATGGAGGTTTTTTAAAAATCTATAATAATGATGGAGCTTTTGTAGAAGCTGTATTTTAA
- a CDS encoding energy-coupling factor ABC transporter permease, which translates to MKKVFITLSILGISSLAFSMHIMEGFLPVGWAVGWWIVIIPFMYKGIVDISKITKESTETKLMLALSGAFVFVLSALKMPSVTGSSSHPTGVGLGAVLFGPFVMTVLGFIVLLFQAGLLAHGGFTTLGANTFSMAVVGPIISFLVYKSLKKKNQKFAIFMAAALGDLITYCITSIQLALAHPDPIGGFWASLVKFLSVFAVTQIPLAIAEGLLTVVVINALPERFLKRDKGVIINEQN; encoded by the coding sequence ATGAAAAAAGTTTTTATCACACTTTCCATTTTAGGCATTTCAAGTTTAGCTTTTTCGATGCATATAATGGAAGGATTTCTTCCTGTTGGTTGGGCTGTTGGGTGGTGGATTGTTATAATACCTTTCATGTATAAAGGTATAGTAGACATAAGTAAAATAACAAAAGAAAGTACAGAAACAAAATTAATGCTTGCATTATCTGGTGCATTTGTTTTTGTATTATCTGCATTGAAAATGCCTTCTGTCACTGGTAGTTCTTCTCATCCTACTGGAGTTGGTTTGGGGGCAGTTTTATTTGGACCTTTCGTTATGACTGTACTTGGTTTTATAGTATTATTATTTCAAGCTGGATTATTAGCCCATGGAGGTTTTACAACACTTGGAGCAAACACTTTTTCAATGGCTGTAGTAGGTCCTATAATTTCTTTTTTAGTATATAAATCTTTAAAAAAGAAAAATCAAAAATTTGCAATTTTTATGGCCGCAGCACTTGGAGATCTTATAACTTATTGTATAACCTCTATACAACTTGCGCTTGCACATCCAGATCCAATTGGAGGATTTTGGGCAAGCCTTGTAAAATTCTTATCCGTATTTGCAGTAACACAAATACCTCTTGCAATAGCAGAAGGATTATTAACTGTAGTAGTAATAAATGCACTGCCAGAAAGATTTTTAAAAAGAGATAAAGGAGTGATTATTAATGAGCAAAATTAA
- a CDS encoding energy-coupling factor ABC transporter substrate-binding protein, with protein MSKIKKNIFLLIIVALIIIFPLITIKNSEFGGADGLAEETIAQINPNYEPWAENLIAPPGGETESLLFSLQAAIGAGILGYVLGYFKGKKNDNK; from the coding sequence ATGAGCAAAATTAAAAAAAATATATTTCTTTTAATAATAGTTGCACTCATAATAATATTTCCATTAATAACAATAAAAAATTCTGAATTTGGTGGTGCAGATGGTCTAGCAGAAGAAACAATAGCTCAAATAAATCCAAATTATGAACCTTGGGCAGAAAATTTAATAGCCCCTCCAGGAGGAGAAACAGAAAGTTTGTTATTTTCTCTTCAAGCTGCAATAGGTGCTGGAATCCTTGGATATGTTCTTGGATATTTCAAGGGTAAAAAGAATGATAATAAATAA
- a CDS encoding ABC transporter ATP-binding protein, whose amino-acid sequence MSEDKIIIKNLNKFYGKKQALKDINLSIEKGMFGLLGRNGAGKTTLMRIIASTLTYTSGDIDVCGINIKNVKQIRKNIGYLPQDFSIYPSMKVYESLEYLGCLSKISTKVLNKRIEYMLEKVNLIEEKNMKIKALSGGMKRRLGIAQALLHEPKILIVDEPTAGLDPEERVRFRNLLSEVSTDRIVILSTHIVGDIEATCEKIGILNEGSLLYNGKVDDLIEKANNKVYKITTNKNELPILKKKYKITGMHTSGDKVIVRFISESLVTDAELCTPNIEDAYMFYLDKTTSGNGVEV is encoded by the coding sequence ATGTCAGAAGATAAAATAATTATAAAAAATTTGAACAAATTTTATGGAAAAAAACAGGCTTTAAAAGATATAAATTTATCTATTGAAAAAGGAATGTTTGGACTTCTTGGAAGAAATGGAGCAGGAAAAACAACTTTGATGAGAATTATAGCTTCAACTTTGACTTATACAAGTGGAGATATAGATGTTTGTGGAATTAATATAAAAAATGTTAAACAGATAAGAAAGAATATAGGGTATTTACCTCAAGATTTTTCTATTTATCCTTCTATGAAAGTTTATGAATCTCTTGAGTATCTTGGTTGTTTATCAAAAATTTCTACAAAAGTATTGAATAAAAGAATCGAGTATATGCTTGAAAAAGTTAATTTGATAGAAGAAAAAAATATGAAAATTAAAGCTTTATCTGGTGGAATGAAAAGAAGACTTGGTATAGCTCAGGCACTTTTACATGAACCTAAAATTTTGATAGTTGATGAACCTACTGCAGGATTAGATCCAGAAGAGAGAGTGAGATTTAGAAATCTTTTGAGTGAAGTTTCAACTGATAGAATTGTAATTCTTTCTACACATATAGTTGGAGATATAGAAGCTACATGTGAAAAGATTGGCATTTTAAATGAAGGTAGTCTTTTATATAATGGAAAAGTTGATGATTTAATAGAAAAAGCTAATAATAAAGTTTATAAAATAACTACTAATAAGAATGAATTACCAATTCTTAAGAAAAAATATAAGATAACTGGAATGCATACTTCTGGAGATAAAGTTATTGTTAGATTTATATCTGAGAGTTTGGTAACTGATGCAGAGTTATGTACTCCTAATATAGAAGATGCTTATATGTTTTATTTGGATAAAACTACTTCAGGAAATGGAGTTGAAGTATGA
- the cbiQ gene encoding cobalt ECF transporter T component CbiQ, whose translation MIINNLSYENILKNTHPMEKFLFSMGTLIITITMDKHFISLLIFIVMNSILILKIKLNLKSLLKLYSIPFLFVILSIIPLIISFDFKQISILKNNLKYSINLILKVFSAISCTYFFIISTPMNDMDIIMEKFKMPSIFRELFMLTYRYIFLLIKFSQEIFISQKSRSGYKNYKTSFNSLSLLIVQTFNKSLRHSLNADMALKSRSISNQIQFMQRKYKINKKNYIYSIIWFISIISLGMII comes from the coding sequence ATGATAATAAATAACCTATCATATGAAAATATATTAAAAAATACTCATCCCATGGAGAAATTCTTATTCTCCATGGGAACACTTATAATAACAATCACTATGGATAAACATTTCATTTCATTATTAATATTTATAGTAATGAATTCAATTTTAATTCTAAAAATAAAATTAAATTTAAAAAGTCTTTTAAAACTTTATTCTATACCATTTTTATTCGTTATTTTATCGATCATCCCTTTAATAATATCTTTTGATTTCAAACAAATATCAATATTAAAAAATAATTTAAAATACTCTATAAATCTTATTTTAAAGGTTTTTTCTGCAATAAGTTGTACATATTTTTTTATAATAAGCACTCCCATGAATGATATGGATATAATAATGGAAAAATTTAAAATGCCTTCAATATTCAGAGAATTATTTATGTTAACCTATAGATATATATTTCTTTTAATAAAATTTTCTCAAGAAATATTCATTTCTCAAAAAAGTCGATCAGGTTACAAAAATTATAAGACAAGTTTCAACTCACTTTCGCTTTTAATAGTGCAAACTTTCAATAAAAGTTTAAGACATAGTTTAAATGCTGATATGGCATTAAAAAGTCGATCAATAAGCAATCAAATCCAATTTATGCAAAGAAAATACAAAATAAACAAAAAAAACTATATATATTCAATTATATGGTTTATATCAATAATTTCTTTAGGAATGATAATATGA